A genomic region of Porticoccaceae bacterium LTM1 contains the following coding sequences:
- a CDS encoding class I SAM-dependent methyltransferase: MSNRTLNLTDDLYQYLCKQSLRESELLKALRDETAKLPMARMQISPEQGQFMAMLTGILGARCTIEVGVFTGYSALVVAHELPDDGEIIACDISEEYTDIARRYWQTAGVADKIDLRLAPATETLQALLDSGRAGEFDFAFIDADKTNYQQYFDLCLELLKPGGVIAVDNVLWSGSVIDDSIQDEDTVAIRAFNAQLQSDSRVDISMLPVGDGLTLARKRGS; this comes from the coding sequence ATGAGCAATAGAACGCTGAATTTGACGGACGACCTCTACCAGTATTTGTGTAAACAGTCTCTGCGGGAGTCGGAATTACTCAAGGCTCTGCGTGACGAGACCGCCAAACTGCCGATGGCGAGAATGCAGATTTCTCCCGAGCAGGGCCAGTTTATGGCAATGCTCACTGGAATTCTCGGCGCTCGCTGCACCATTGAGGTGGGGGTGTTTACTGGCTACAGTGCGCTGGTGGTTGCCCATGAGTTGCCAGACGATGGCGAGATTATCGCCTGTGATATCAGCGAGGAATACACCGACATAGCCAGACGTTACTGGCAAACAGCGGGTGTGGCCGACAAAATAGATTTGCGACTGGCACCGGCAACAGAAACGCTGCAAGCGTTGCTGGATTCAGGCAGGGCTGGCGAATTTGATTTTGCATTTATCGATGCGGATAAAACCAACTATCAGCAATATTTTGATTTATGCCTGGAGTTGCTGAAGCCTGGCGGTGTGATCGCCGTGGATAATGTGTTGTGGAGCGGTTCGGTAATCGATGACAGCATTCAGGACGAAGACACTGTGGCGATTCGTGCCTTTAATGCTCAATTACAAAGTGATAGCCGAGTAGATATCAGCATGTTGCCAGTGGGGGATGGGTTAACGCTGGCACGCAAGCGTGGTTCCTAG
- a CDS encoding thioredoxin family protein, which produces MKNRLLAGLIFPAMVLTGCNQRVEQTPLEKPQEIKPEQVKTEQHSAGINWYQGSVDQAFAEAQATGKPLFLYWGAVWCPPCNVLKATVFQEPEFIDTTNQFVSVYLDGDTERAQQYGDQFAIAGYPTVLLFNPGGEEVTRIPGGTPPEDYRQLLELVLKSDQTVADSMNAVLRGDTISSEQWHQLAWYAWDQDSGKVLEARDPLVTFEQLASACPDDLQADATRLKLLAMLEWLKNPLGSGQQYIDALHRVINDEAMSRANLSLLTSLSSEQLRALTAGDGQERFKLLVNLVARLQRMGDPELLSATERLSLVSAKIAIEKANDPHTPLPEVLIDEVRAAVAEEDKRATTHYQRQSVISSASYLLDDAGLEDESTALLMAEVEKSEAPYYFMSMLSYRAMKKGDYENGMNWSRKAWDSAVGAATRSQWGTNHLLNLIKGAPVNIELIDGAQHQLLEEMATAKSSVFGRTRGRMIRLNTALEAWAEGKPERQGVWRQFQTTLKSICDAQNADCSFLHSKEA; this is translated from the coding sequence GTGAAAAACAGATTACTGGCCGGGCTTATTTTCCCGGCTATGGTACTGACCGGCTGTAATCAGCGAGTGGAACAGACGCCACTGGAAAAGCCTCAGGAGATAAAGCCGGAACAGGTAAAAACTGAACAGCACAGCGCAGGTATTAACTGGTATCAGGGCAGTGTCGATCAGGCGTTTGCCGAAGCGCAGGCGACCGGTAAACCACTGTTTTTATACTGGGGGGCGGTTTGGTGCCCGCCATGCAACGTATTGAAAGCGACAGTATTTCAGGAGCCGGAATTTATAGATACAACCAATCAGTTTGTATCGGTTTATCTGGATGGCGATACCGAACGCGCCCAGCAATACGGCGATCAGTTTGCCATTGCCGGTTATCCCACAGTGCTACTGTTCAATCCAGGGGGTGAGGAAGTCACTCGAATTCCCGGAGGCACGCCGCCAGAAGATTACCGGCAACTGCTGGAATTGGTGTTGAAATCCGATCAAACCGTTGCAGACAGTATGAATGCGGTGCTCCGTGGTGACACCATTAGCAGTGAACAGTGGCATCAACTGGCCTGGTACGCCTGGGATCAGGACTCAGGTAAGGTGCTGGAAGCGCGAGACCCATTAGTGACATTTGAACAATTGGCATCAGCCTGTCCGGATGACTTGCAGGCAGATGCTACCCGCCTGAAGCTGCTGGCCATGTTGGAGTGGCTGAAAAACCCGCTGGGCAGTGGTCAGCAGTACATTGATGCACTTCATCGAGTGATCAATGATGAAGCCATGAGTCGTGCCAATCTGTCGTTGTTAACTTCACTTTCCTCCGAACAGTTGAGGGCACTTACAGCTGGAGATGGGCAGGAGCGATTCAAATTACTGGTGAACCTGGTAGCACGTTTGCAACGGATGGGTGATCCGGAATTACTTTCGGCCACCGAAAGGTTGTCACTGGTTTCCGCAAAAATCGCTATTGAAAAAGCCAACGATCCTCATACGCCACTGCCGGAGGTGCTGATAGACGAGGTAAGGGCCGCCGTGGCCGAAGAAGATAAACGCGCAACCACACATTACCAGCGCCAATCGGTCATTTCATCAGCATCCTATCTGCTGGATGATGCCGGTCTTGAGGATGAATCCACTGCATTGCTGATGGCGGAAGTAGAGAAGTCCGAAGCACCTTATTATTTCATGTCGATGCTCTCCTACAGAGCCATGAAGAAAGGCGATTATGAAAACGGAATGAACTGGTCCCGCAAGGCCTGGGATAGTGCCGTTGGTGCTGCAACCCGCAGTCAGTGGGGTACCAATCACCTGTTGAATTTAATCAAAGGTGCTCCGGTTAACATTGAATTAATAGATGGCGCCCAACACCAGCTGTTGGAAGAGATGGCCACTGCCAAATCCTCCGTTTTTGGTCGTACTCGAGGACGCATGATTCGCCTGAATACCGCATTGGAAGCATGGGCTGAAGGAAAACCTGAACGGCAGGGGGTTTGGCGACAATTTCAAACGACATTGAAATCCATCTGTGACGCGCAAAATGCTGACTGCAGCTTTTTGCACTCAAAAGAGGCATAA